One region of Culex pipiens pallens isolate TS chromosome 2, TS_CPP_V2, whole genome shotgun sequence genomic DNA includes:
- the LOC120426908 gene encoding uncharacterized protein LOC120426908, producing MEGLFLKLSGTPNKLSGVGDTEWVTVGDWTYVRSDGNLLSFKNEPGGKFALETKYEKVFEMPLYYRFFPWTVCHLKNSAKILVVRDEEGMSAYELSGNSKGAKRAIVMDQVVNQKFDEDSTEDSVELVSLLQTDGIVVKIFELGVNQMYKLNLATDRNALIEVGSVDENYLVLASGPSEYHFFRMEKGKLLGYTMESNLSVKKATVGDFAGGKIIANVSKVYVTKLGSSKAYLFASELGLHVYKLDGKNLKFVCLNQEFSTNEGWTEDHWKTVKLVESSNISYLVFTGPKGVGIIKITENCENLTIIDADLPIEQKHGTVLAINPSSGDKLELLVLNGNAVESFAVKVETPIKSEQVTENPISALDYGSMVKLDSDIQKQVTNQPPVKPSLWLGETLDTASIADGVDRTTGQLSFTLPIIDLRSKFGVPIRHTFYFNQPEDGTGVDPGVLGKYWSRSMDFIYVDRKDTVFEDEFEYFLVSGGTKVKLEWVRSDGGKEVFKFEDTVMKYHKNGDSGKWEVITKDLVCWYGESESSIRWTLGWPNWNGKGTDEGSVLKRPLEWHLSSAKSAVGDSVVQYEYKSEVVTVKDKVHYTKDIVLKTIEDKAEGISINFSYKTVKRSDANISTKDQSKCRVVFEDSHLLTGFDIETDNHVQNITISYQNEQFLTKISHNSKDVISFEYNNLKVTKATLPSGETITYTYKDIIMSKDSLTQKFQDTSILFTGPSYTIVSHVQNNKTIEMQLLDINASQEMSKKQTLSVSLNDDISNLNILAQQNYFIVNAKTKDINTLTIFMKNLNVDSWSLKETQKHQQFVNLMAKDDHWMLLTKNSQNFLLLTYNKLNDAKTGFTKHESTLKTKVKSGVTFTTNGVAYFCKEGVFLLQYRNKFEEYRISSSDFTTKTLSTLDKFHIHSYPKEEAKKFENYKRDLEESFLDGITSFNNVIIVREITITGSKLEAILNVFVLDSNRKTVTERSEIIPGVIDLNQWQLELTVKPNDLPHECLFKFENTKNKWTLSVKKHTTREPNTKQFEEFFLGILKLPLDFEQFKLFHGGDSVICASHKLTFDGQSLRKVELPKKEVKIQEIDLQIAKRVWIKKDSPDSDIKLLVKNDGTQQVKSLSVSRLDHMTIKPPVYVAFKAHDKHSLVKMEKSGTTLGEVLTIQGKILKFSTERLLVTSHEQKVLITPMRAVDLNNNFKVNAIVAEKRGIYATSYIFDPKSPIITGHNVAFKKVQIIPNGDFSYGSFEQVTNFFDRSRTVNVLDSMNKTVVEDYKGSPEERDEPGTVNGTFVLYDKYGRNVISDFRPYAIDSQQVDFVGFERYENLKSRKWNIDESKIRRNKFSGTGKSFYRLDSKDLQGSYTLKDFQQAHIISSWIRTEKGLKINSETDILTVQVGSKPIKAHVRDQINDWFHIEVLISPDNSAKSNQKIVITFKKGSHSFVEIDHVRLSPLDFSFRAIIFDEFRNNPIAVLRHNGRTVQYLYDDYGRKIGEVDERGSVTKLVIYSKQPAQNDVSSIVNLQPVSGFVESMSPYTVGLIWDFKGNWSFSPKRASIGSGSGTMKYKQSLTDCSNIGVRLMINRAQGGTLKIKFSSSDPGIDVSSLMSENYGEIAVARYKKFFSVWIDGHLKKEELNQWNQSKELSIEVSGKVDLSDIVVMKDVDLMIEYNNAKGQPVQQISVEDDDHITMRGFVYDAVQRESVETVWTRHRIDVLRGKVLEYKPDYVELKSGKVLGSIVTSTKSVYQDYPFTMISYVACPLTIRQKIGLPGKENNIDSNRAVTYSRSTSNNFLMVLFPAMDGFRYEEQHLPNGANNTQVYDNRDRKVAEYVSVPKYDNILTTYQYDEAGNVVEVLRPNFHEVVNTKAKAQKFENFLKQLDASGKVSRTKQREHKEYNTFRQLTLKVTPDAGLYRFLYDHFRQLRFVVHYKNEKEIDKVFFHKYNPSGEMYEFGVLDSEKNLEQLKTHANDVTYPVPTTNFIRFDYGDTDTYSSYRSRKQSSLKVDKFGSTSETVYFNEDGNVLMRSYVDPVDSTRTMDVAFSYERNNVKEIIYPVKYQGKNLVVSYTHNYKGQVIAVGTRTKPHLFATIKHNPQGKAEEMLYMPDDTNKFAVTFAYNAAGNMISIDSSFIKEILDYKAGKGYNANNAGDGSILRTTFEAKWHDKCNRKQLRITIGDMLKRGLKFSIAKKCLEKLKAAKYLDDALVPIKTLRKQTESDACFSGTTFNKLSSILVGKGFPGKYGHAYDYGSHGEMTIAKYFTGSEDPSVIVQNNKITMIADASPGDVESFNIDPNGNHKLFYTGNVRHELTYKEHSNQIGTVKVGSNQKSHKFEHNSDGNVFSAEYKNIISLEYDHVVDRVSKITMKDGTTIDLGYDIRGERTFKKVTTPSGKIIETYYIRDIKARCLMDMKLVYQDRSMKKPLITLTTYIHGPLGLLGFIRNNVFYSVIADHEGSTRLVVKNGEVVAAYDYLPYGGRMRFYNSDPDGYVAFQYTGQEFDEETGLYNYHARLYDPELGRFYQTDPQEEFPSPYKYAGNSPVMNTDPDGELAFLLVCIVAAVFGAYLAAAAVSNSWNPAKWNWRSGHLWLALFGGALAGAMLPIGGAATFSTFASIGGVVFATAATATIVLAGAYLGMAGAANDFNPANWDFTSPALYSGMLNGASLAVNIPSGVVGVSRTMATFTTAKTMYGAAIVGGSLLFGYGSAVFANNMTWNPAKWDWNARTVFALFEGGTTILMATSAFVKRGPQKALLPKKPASISTAPTKRWVKKFKHSECRFDAYNDGIGDELGKLRYQQVMTGVKGKMGPVKPPPGMTKEFIAGLPTVKTLGATAVVSAIMLSEDLSKFKVYFTRLESNSTNVTETSTTPKQFLRGKRFADFNPASPSSGTRMFDNIKKFFQFRTDFLTDDKLNKESPSTDVTEHTKRPTPKPIKIHSLTNCIAMNPDRSFYECFQSTAKVLLFAQNPSLEPGSGPERIDRCVPLHWHGQPSVGCQGQQFGFIYTPYEATKMFSFLDGWLMLARVGLQVVENWRQVEEKMERVCWDEEDVGKYYGQLGEIEEILNRNKRGPFKWAKFQLEEMRTDLEEFKSRRSITALAKMVFEEKLAALRDDLIEQISCSS from the coding sequence ATGGAGGGATTGTTTTTGAAGCTGTCGGGAACACCGAATAAGTTGAGTGGCGTTGGAGATACTGAATGGGTGACGGTTGGGGATTGGACTTATGTTCGAAGTGATGGGAACTTGCTGTCTTTCAAGAACGAACCTGGTGGAAAATTTGCTCTTgagacaaaatatgaaaaagtcTTTGAGATGCCACTGTACTATCGATTCTTTCCCTGGACTGTGTGTCATTTGAAGAACTCTGCAAAGATTTTGGTTGTGCGAGATGAAGAAGGAATGTCGGCTTATGAACTATCGGGAAACAGCAAGGGGGCGAAAAGGGCAATTGTAATGGATCAAGTGGTTAATCAAAAATTCGATGAAGATTCTACGGAAGATAGTGTTGAGCTTGTGTCATTGCTGCAAACGGACGGAATCGTGGTGAAGATATTCGAACTTGGCGTTAATCAAATGTATAAACTTAACCTGGCAACGGACAGAAATGCATTGATAGAAGTGGGTTCAGTGGATGAGAACTACTTGGTACTGGCTTCTGGACCATCGGAATACCATTTCTTTCGAATGGAAAAAGGAAAGCTTTTGGGATACACCATGGAGAGCAATTTAAGTGTGAAGAAGGCCACTGTTGGCGATTTTGCAGGAGGAAAAATTATTGCCAATGTGTCCAAAGTGTATGTTACGAAATTGGGATCATCAAAGGCATATCTGTTTGCAAGCGAACTTGGTTTACATGTGTACAAATTGGAcggtaaaaatctgaaattcgtTTGCttgaatcaagaattttcaaccaACGAAGGTTGGACTGAGGATCACTGGAAAACTGTGAAATTGGTCGAATCAAGCAATATTTCTTATCTCGTGTTTACCGGACCAAAGGGGGTTGGCATCATAAAGATTACTGAAAACTGTGAAAACTTAACCATTATTGATGCTGATTTGCCCATCGAGCAAAAACATGGAACTGTTTTGGCAATAAATCCATCATCAGGCGATAAGTTGGAGCTTCTTGTTCTAAACGGAAATGCTGTGGAATCTTTTGCTGTTAAAGTGGAAACCCCTATCAAATCCGAACAAGTTACTGAAAATCCAATCAGCGCTCTCGATTATGGATCCATGGTCAAGTTGGATTCCGATATCCAAAAGCAAGTAACTAATCAACCTCCGGTTAAACCGTCCCTCTGGCTCGGTGAAACACTGGACACCGCTTCGATCGCGGATGGGGTCGATCGGACCACGGGACAGCTGAGCTTCACCCTACCAATCATAGATCTGCGCTCCAAGTTTGGCGTTCCGATTCGGCATACGTTCTACTTCAACCAACCGGAAGATGGCACCGGAGTGGACCCTGGAGTGCTTGGGAAGTACTGGAGCCGATCGATGGACTTTATCTACGTGGACAGGAAGGACACGGTGTTTGAGGATGAGTTTGAGTACTTTTTGGTCAGCGGTGGGACGAAGGTCAAGTTGGAGTGGGTGAGGAGTGATGGTGGGAAGGAGGtgtttaaatttgaagacaCTGTTATGAAATATCACAAGAATGGTGATTCTGGCAAGTGGGAAGTTATTACGAAGGATCTTGTATGCTGGTATGGGGAAAGTGAGAGTTCGATCCGCTGGACTCTGGGCTGGCCCAACTGGAATGGTAAAGGAACTGATGAAGGAAGTGTTCTGAAGCGTCCTTTGGAGTGGCATTTGAGCAGTGCGAAATCTGCTGTAGGAGATTCAGTGGTTCAATATGAGTATAAAAGTGAAGTGGTCACTGTTAAAGATAAGGTCCATTATACCAAAGATAtagttttgaaaacaattgaagaCAAAGCAGAAggcatttcaatcaatttttcatataaaactgTTAAAAGATCTGACGCAAATATCAGCACAAAAGATCAATCAAAATGTAGAGTAGTTTTTGAAGACAGTCATCTTTTGACAGGATTCGACATCGAAACAGATAACCATGTTCAAAATATCACTATTTCTTATCAAAATGAACAGTTCCTTACGAAAATCAGTCATAACAGTAAGGATGTAATATCATTCGAATACAACAACTTAAAAGTCACGAAAGCAACCCTGCCATCAGGTGAAACTATTACATACACATATAAAGATATAATCATGAGTAAGGATTCGTTAACGCAAAAATTCCAGGATACATCAATTTTATTCACAGGACCATCCTACACTATCGTATCTCAtgtacaaaataacaaaactatCGAAATGCAACTGCTAGACATCAACGCTTCTCAAGAAATGTCCAAAAAGCAGACTTTGAGTGTAAGTTTAAATGAcgatatcagcaatctaaacaTCTTGGCACAACAAAACTATTTCATAGTAAATGCAAAAACCAAAGATATAAATACCTTGACGATCTTTATGAAAAATCTAAATGTTGACAGTTGGAGCTTGAAGGAAACGCAAAAACACCagcaatttgtcaatttgatgGCCAAAGACGACCATTGGATGTTGCTAACTAAAAACTCACAAAACTTTTTGTTGCTAACCTATAATAAGCTTAACGATGCAAAAACTGGATTCACAAAACATGAGAGTACATTGAAAACCAAGGTAAAATCTGGAGTAACTTTCACCACCAATGGGGTTGCTTATTTTTGTAAAGAAGGAGTCTTTTTACTACAGTatagaaacaaatttgaagaataCAGAATTAGTAGCTCTGATTTTACGACAAAAACTTTGTCTACACTAGATAAATTCCATATTCATTCATATCCTAAAGAGGAGGCTAAAAAGTTCGAAAACTACAAACGTGACCTAGAAGAGTCATTTTTGGATGGTATCACTTCATTTAATAATGTAATAATTGTAAGAGAAATTACGATTACAGGCTCTAAACTTGAAGCGATTTTAAATGTGTTTGTGTTAGATTCAAATCGCAAAACAGTTACCGAAAGATCAGAAATTATACCAGGAGTAATTGATTTGAACCAGTGGCAGTTGGAATTGACTGTGAAACCGAATGATCTCCCACATGagtgtttatttaaatttgaaaacactaaaaataaatGGACACTTTCAGTAAAAAAACATACCACAAGGGAACCAAACACAAAGCAGTTCGAAGAATTTTTCCTGGGAATTTTGAAACTTCCCCTAGATTTCGAGCAGTTTAAGTTGTTCCATGGTGGTGATTCAGTAATTTGCGCATCTCACAAGCTTACTTTTGATGGTCAAAGCTTAAGAAAAGTTGAATTACCGAAAAAGGAGGTTAAGATACAAGAGATCGATCTACAAATTGCGAAACGTGTTTGGATTAAAAAAGATTCGCCCGATAGtgatataaaattgcttgtTAAAAATGACGGAACTCAACAAGTAAAATCGTTGTCGGTGAGCAGGTTGGACCACATGACAATAAAACCACCAGTTTACGTGGCTTTTAAAGCTCATGATAAGCATTCGTTAGTAAAGatggaaaaatctggcaccaCTCTAGGTGAGGTACTTACAATCcagggaaaaatattgaaattttccacTGAAAGACTGCTGGTAACAAGTCACGAGCAGAAAGTCCTCATCACACCAATGAGAGCCGTAGATCTCAACAACAACTTCAAAGTAAACGCCATAGTGGCGGAAAAGCGTGGAATCTACGCAACATCGTACATTTTTGATCCCAAGTCACCCATTATAACAGGTCACAACGTTGCCTTCAAGAAAGTACAGATCATCCCCAACGGAGACTTCAGCTACGGTTCGTTCGAGCAGGTGACGAACTTTTTCGACAGGTCTCGCACCGTCAACGTGCTCGACTCGATGAATAAAACCGTCGTTGAGGACTACAAGGGATCCCCGGAAGAGAGGGACGAGCCCGGTACAGTTAACGGGACGTTTGTTCTGTACGATAAGTATGGGAGAAATGTCATTTCTGATTTTAGACCGTACGCTATAGATTCACAGCAAGTGGATTTTGTAGGATTTGAACGGTATGAGAATTTGAAATCACGTAAATGGAACATTGATGAAAGCAAAATACGGAGAAATAAATTTTCAGGAACTGGCAAGAGTTTTTACAGATTAGATTCAAAAGATCTTCAAGGAAGCTATACTTTGAAGGACTTTCAACAAGCCCATATTATCAGCTCTTGGATTCGCACAGAAAAAGGTTTGAAAATCAATTCTGAAACAGACATCCTCACAGTTCAGGTTGGAAGCAAGCCTATAAAAGCTCATGTCAGAGATCAAATCAACGACTGGTTCCACATTGAAGTGTTGATTAGTCCTGATAACAgcgcaaaatcaaatcaaaagatCGTTATAACTTTCAAGAAAGGCTCTCACTCCTTTGTCGAAATCGATCATGTTCGACTTTCCCCGCTGGACTTTAGCTTCCGGGCGATCATCTTCGACGAGTTCCGTAACAACCCAATAGCGGTCCTCAGACATAACGGACGCACGGTCCAGTATCTGTACGATGACTACGGGCGCAAGATTGGGGAAGTTGATGAAAGGGGAAGCGTGACCAAGCTGGTGATCTACTCGAAACAACCTGCGCAGAATGATGTTTCGTCGATCGTCAACCTGCAACCTGTTTCCGGGTTTGTAGAGAGTATGTCCCCGTACACGGTTGGATTGATTTGGGATTTTAAGGGCAATTGGAGTTTCTCTCCCAAACGGGCTAGTATCGGATCTGGATCAGGAACAATGAAATACAAGCAGTCATTGACAGATTGCTCTAATATCGGTGTCCGATTGATGATCAATCGAGCTCAGGGTGGCACGCTGAAGATCAAATTTAGTAGCAGTGATCCCGGAATCGATGTATCCAGTCTGATGTCCGAAAATTATGGAGAGATAGCTGTCGCGAGGTACAAGAAGTTCTTCTCAGTTTGGATCGATGGACATTTGAAAAAGGAGGAGTTAAATCAGTGGAATCAATCTAAAGAGCTGAGTATCGAAGTGTCTGGGAAGGTTGACCTCTCGGATATAGTTGTCATGAAAGACGTGGATCTCATGATCGAATACAACAATGCCAAAGGACAACCGGTTCAGCAAATCAGTGTGGAAGATGATGACCACATTACCATGCGTGGATTTGTGTACGATGCCGTTCAACGAGAAAGTGTTGAGACTGTTTGGACTCGTCATAGAATTGATGTGCTGAGAGGAAAGGTCTTGGAATACAAACCTGATTATGTCGAACTAAAAAGTGGTAAAGTACTCGGATCCATAGTAACTAGCACAAAATCTGTATACCAAGATTACCCATTTACTATGATAAGCTACGTAGCATGTCCCTTGACCATTCGTCAAAAAATTGGTCTTCCAGGAAAGGAAAACAACATTGATTCAAACCGAGCAGTTACTTACAGCAGATCAACTAGCAATAACTTTCTCATGGTACTATTTCCCGCAATGGACGGATTCCGCTACGAAGAACAACATCTCCCAAATGGAGCAAACAATACGCAGGTATACGACAACCGAGATCGCAAGGTAGCGGAGTACGTCTCAGTGCCAAAGTACGACAACATTTTAACCACTTATCAGTACGATGAAGCCGGAAACGTCGTTGAAGTATTGCGGCCAAACTTCCATGAGGTGGTAAACACAAAGGCTAAAGCTCAGAAATTTGAGAACTTCTTAAAGCAATTGGATGCTTCGGGAAAAGTCAGCAGAACTAAGCAGAGAGAGCATAAGGAGTACAACACATTCAGGCAACTTACATTGAAGGTAACACCTGATGCTGGGTTGTACAGATTTCTGTACGATCACTTCCGTCAGCTGCGCTTTGTGGTTCATTACAAGAATGAAAAGGAAATCGATAAGGTGTTTTTCCACAAGTACAATCCGAGTGGTGAGATGTACGAGTTTGGAGTGTTGGACAGTGAAAAGAATCTAGAACAGTTAAAGACCCACGCTAATGATGTAACTTACCCAGTTCCAACAACTAACTTTATCCGCTTCGACTACGGTGACACGGACACGTACTCGTCGTACCGCAGCCGAAAGCAGTCTTCACTGAAGGTAGACAAGTTCGGGAGCACTAGCGAGACCGTGTACTTCAACGAGGACGGTAACGTACTGATGAGATCGTACGTCGATCCCGTGGACAGCACCAGGACCATGGACGTGGCGTTCAGCTACGAGCGAAACAATGTGAAGGAGATCATCTACCCAGTGAAGTATCAAGGCAAGAATTTGGTGGTCAGTTACACACATAATTACAAAGGACAGGTGATTGCTGTGGGGACACGAACTAAACCCCACCTGTTTGCAACCATCAAACATAATCCGCAAGGTAAGGCTGAAGAAATGTTGTACATGCCGGATGATACAAACAAATTTGCCGTGACATTTGCTTATAATGCAGCTGGAAACATGATCAGCATCGACAGCAGCTTTATTAAAGAGATTTTAGATTATAAAGCCGGTAAAGGGTACAATGCCAACAACGCAGGAGATGGATCAATTCTTCGAACGACTTTTGAGGCAAAATGGCACGATAAGTGTAACCGTAAGCAACTTAGGATCACAATTGGCGATATGTTGAAGCGGGGATTGAAATTTTCCatagcaaaaaaatgtttggaaaagcTCAAAGCGGCGAAATATTTGGATGATGCTTTAGTGCCAATAAAAACGTTGCGTAAACAAACCGAAAGTGACGCTTGCTTCAGTGGTACAACGTTCAATAAACTGTCCTCGATTCTTGTAGGTAAAGGATTCCCTGGAAAGTATGGGCACGCGTACGATTACGGAAGTCATGGCGAAATGACGATTGCCAAGTACTTCACAGGAAGCGAGGACCCTTCGGTTATagttcaaaacaataaaattaccatgatAGCTGACGCAAGTCCAGGTGACGTTGAGTCGTTCAATATTGATCCCAACGGCAATCACAAACTATTTTACACTGGAAACGTTCGACACGAGTTGACTTACAAAGAACATTCGAATCAAATTGGTACGGTGAAAGTAGGATCAAACCAGAAATCCCACAAGTTTGAACATAATTCTGATGGTAATGTATTCAGCGCGGAGTACAAGAACATTATTAGTCTGGAGTACGACCATGTTGTGGATCGAGTTTCGAAGATTACAATGAAGGATGGAACTACAATTGATCTCGGTTATGATATAAGGGGTGAAAGGACTTTTAAGAAGGTAACAACTCCGTCGGGAAAGATCATTGAAACGTATTACATACGGGATATTAAAGCACGTTGCTTGATGGACATGAAGCTTGTGTATCAAGATCGAAGCATGAAGAAACCACTGATCACGTTGACTACGTACATCCATGGTCCATTGGGATTGTTGGGATTCATCAGGAATAACGTTTTCTACAGTGTTATCGCTGATCACGAGGGATCTACCCGGTTGGTCGTGAAGAACGGTGAAGTGGTAGCTGCGTATGACTACCTTCCGTACGGTGGACGAATGCGGTTCTACAACTCGGATCCTGATGGTTACGTGGCCTTCCAGTACACGGGGCAGGAGTTTGACGAGGAGACGGGTCTGTATAACTACCACGCGAGGTTGTACGATCCGGAACTGGGCCGGTTCTACCAGACCGACCCCCAAGAAGAATTTCCGAGTCCGTACAAGTACGCTGGAAATTCTCCAGTGATGAATACCGATCCAGATGGAGAGTTGGCGTTCCTACTCGTATGTATTGTAGCAGCCGTGTTTGGTGCCTATTTGGCAGCGGCGGCTGTTAGCAATAGCTGGAATCCCGCAAAATGGAATTGGAGATCGGGTCATCTCTGGTTGGCACTATTTGGAGGAGCGTTAGCAGGGGCAATGCTTCCAATCGGTGGAGCAGCGACATTCTCAACTTTTGCCTCGATCGGAGGTGTCGTATTTGCGACAGCAGCTACGGCAACTATTGTGCTGGCCGGTGCATACCTGGGAATGGCTGGGGCAGCTAATGACTTCAACCCGGCAAATTGGGACTTTACCAGTCCGGCGCTTTACAGTGGAATGTTGAACGGAGCTTCCCTAGCGGTTAACATCCCTTCCGGAGTGGTTGGAGTTTCTCGAACTATGGCGACCTTTACCACGGCCAAAACCATGTACGGTGCGGCGATTGTTGGTGGTTCTTTACTTTTTGGGTACGGTTCAGCGGTATTTGCCAACAACATGACATGGAATCCGGCAAAGTGGGACTGGAATGCCCGGACTGTGTTTGCGCTTTTCGAAGGAGGTACGACGATCCTGATGGCGACTAGTGCCTTTGTAAAACGTGGCCCACAGAAGGCACTTTTGCCCAAAAAACCCGCGAGCATTTCAACGGCGCCTACCAAACGGTGGGTCAAGAAGTTTAAGCATAGCGAGTGTCGATTTGACGCGTACAACGATGGGATCGGAGATGAGCTAGGAAAGCTTCGCTACCAGCAAGTTATGACTGGTGTTAAGGGAAAGATGGGCCCGGTGAAACCACCTCCTGGGATGACCAAGGAGTTCATTGCCGGACTACCGACTGTCAAAACCCTCGGTGCAACGGCTGTTGTTTCGGCAATTATGCTTAGTGAAGATCTGTCCAAGTTCAAGGTTTACTTCACGAGGTTGGAATCAAACTCAACGAATGTCACAGAAACAAGTACAACTCCAAAGCAATTCTTAAGAGGCAAGAGATTCGCTGACTTTAACCCTGCTAGTCCCTCAAGCGGCACTAGAATGTTCGATAACATCAAAAAGTTCTTCCAGTTTAGAACAGATTTCTTAACTGACGACAAGTTAAACAAGGAATCTCCATCAACCGATGTCACAGAACATACCAAAAGACCAACCCCAAAACCAATCAAGATTCATTCCCTCACCAACTGCATCGCAATGAATCCGGATCGTTCGTTCTACGAGTGCTTCCAATCAACCGCCAAAGTGCTTCTTTTCGCCCAGAATCCATCACTGGAGCCCGGAAGTGGTCCCGAGCGCATAGACCGTTGTGTTCCGTTGCATTGGCACGGACAACCGTCGGTGGGCTGTCAAGGGCAGCAGTTTGGCTTCATCTACACGCCGTACGAAGCGACCAAGATGTTCAGCTTCCTCGACGGATGGTTGATGTTGGCACGAGTCGGGCTGCAGGTGGTTGAAAATTGGAGGCAGGTTGAGGAAAAGATGGAACGGGTTTGTTGGGATGAGGAAGacgttggaaaatattatgGGCAATTGGGTGAAATAGAAGAAATTTTGAATCGAAATAAGAGGGGACCTTTCAAATGGGCCAAATTTCAACTAGAAGAGATGCGAACTGATTTGGAGGAGTTCAAGTCTAGAAGGAGCATAACGGCTTTGGCGAAAATGGTATTCGAGGAAAAGTTGGCTGCTCTAAGGGATGATTTAATTGAGCAAATTTCGTGCAGTTCGTAA